A DNA window from Brassica napus cultivar Da-Ae chromosome C1, Da-Ae, whole genome shotgun sequence contains the following coding sequences:
- the LOC125580877 gene encoding nucleolin-like: MVVKTRRGKRKENPTEEEAPRVKFVKTASGENLEKTTMEESETRAVEIVESTAKTTDESTAKMTDVSTEKTTDVLTEKMRKDSTEITAEITEPSNVAAEAAPTTLNKGPARPSPPAPPATPAIGTASGDEENEKPASGDEENEGFEEEQEEPDGENEDLNGNEAPEAIKPTRMFFNPSEYKKKIKLGTRCMIASAIKTLSNLKPKLSNAE; encoded by the exons ATGGTGGTCAAAACGAGACGGGGTAAGAGGAAGGAGAATCCAACGGAGGAAGAGGCTCCGAGAGTGAAGTTTGTGAAGACGGCCTCCGGAGAAAATTTGGAGAAGACGACGATGGAGGAGAGTGAAACGAGGGCGGTGGAGATTGTTGAATCGACGGCAAAGACGACGGATGAATCGACGGCAAAGATGACGGATGTTTCGACAGAGAAGACGACGGATGTGTTGACGGAGAAGATGAGAAAGGACTCGACGGAGATTACGGCGGAGATAACGGAGCCGAGTAATGTGGCTGCAGAAGCTGCTCCGACGACACTGAACAAAGGTCCTGCTCGCCCATCTCCTCCAGCTCCTCCCGCAACTCCGGCGATTGGGACCGCCTCTGGAGATGAAGAGAATGAGAAACCCGCTTCTGGAGATGAAGAGAATGAGGGTtttgaagaagaacaagaagaaccAGATGGAGAGAACGAA GATTTGAATGGTAATGAGGCACCCGAGGCAATCAAACCAACCAGAATGTTCTTCAATCCATCTGagtacaagaaaaaaataaagctagGGACAAGGTGTATGATAGCTAGCGCGATTAAGACGCTAAGCAATCTGAAACCCAAGCTGTCTAACGCGGAGTAG
- the LOC106374503 gene encoding B3 domain-containing protein REM1-like, with amino-acid sequence MVIPPKPSLFHLKFLTGEKPLLTLDDEFLRNHTKVLLISDASDKIWEVKLDGNRLAGGWEEFAAVNNFSDGNVLVFRHNGEEIFHVAVSSDIQHASPSFTDTDDTEVDDEPDGEDEDTDDDAWDVLVRKNKKPEADSCFLRARVTRYNLIKDRLDLSRDFKFMSFNKHNKPCEIYLANEKGRKWTLRLSRNISSGAFYITRGWSNFCSANGLIRGDFCYFKLSKSGERPVLLLCSHESGNGLEDKEEKRPEADPVKVCSVGGCTKEKNTPRILTLKYTPSRFKTGQLYISPGFLLESGIRKSREITLLNKDGRKWLSYLQMTGKSRSEWFYMRKGWREMCKANGVEVNDSFMLELICEDVTPIFKFHSKIENKGACESVEKTQGVEIDGQRGSKRGHTRVSNRSNTNSRKFQRTLPESSSVSDLVANVKQRIQDTLNTLRHFRAEIETKEKNLEASLLQVDALGERILGISKILNSNLV; translated from the exons ATGGTGATTCCTCCAAAACCCTCTCTGTTTCACCTGAAATTTCTGACAGGAGAGAAACCACTTCTG ACGCTTGATGATGAGTTCTTACGTAATCACACGAAAGTTTTGCTAATATCAGACGCGTCGGACAAAATTTGGGAAGTGAAACTGGACGGCAACAGGCTCGCCGGCGGCTGGGAAGAGTTCGCCGCCGTTAATAATTTCAGTGACGGAAACGTCTTGGTTTTTAGACACAATGGAGAAGAGATCTTTCATGTAGCTGTTTCCAGTGACATACAACACGCATCTCCTAGCTTCACTGATACTGACGACACTGAAGTTGATGATGAACCTGATGGAGAAGACGAAGATACTGATGATGATGCAT GGGACGTTTTGGtgagaaagaataaaaaaccAGAAGCAGATTCATGTTTCCTCAGAGCTCGTGTCACACGTTATAACCTCATCAAAGATCGCTTG gaTCTTTCTAGAGATTTTAAGTTTATGTCGTTTAATAAGCACAATAAACCGTGTGAGATATATTTAGCTAATGAGAAAGGAAGAAAATGGACACTGAGGCTTTCAAGAAACATCTCAAGTGGTGCGTTTTACATCACAAGAGGCTGGTCTAACTTTTGCTCAGCTAATGGGTTAATCCGAGGTGACTTCTGTTACTTCAAACTTTCCAAAAGTGGGGAAAGGCCTGTGCTTTTGTTGTGTTCACACGAGTCTGGCAATGGCCttgaagacaaagaagaaaagcGCCCTGAAGCAGATCCAGTTAAGGTGTGTTCTGTAGGAGGCTGCACCAAAGAGAAGAATACTCCTCGAATTCTGACGCTAAAGTATACACCAAGCCGTTTCAAGACCGGGCAACTA TATATTTCACCGGGTTTCTTGCTTGAGAGTGGCATTAGGAAGTCTAGGGAGATAACTCTGCTGAACAAAGATGGAAGAAAGTGGCTATCTTATCTTCAGATGACAGGAAAATCCAGAAGTGAATGGTTTTATATGAGAAAAGGTTGGAGAGAGATGTGCAAAGCTAATGGAGTTGAAGTGAATGACTCATTCATGTTGGAGTTGATATGTGAAGATGTAACCCCTATATTTAAGTTCCACTCTAAG ATTGAAAACAAGGGAGCTTGTGAGAGTGTGGAAAAGACTCAAGGAGTAGAAATAGATGGACAGAGAGGAAGCAAGAGAGGACACACTAGGGTTTCAAACAGATCCAACACTAACTCAAGAAAATTTCAGCGCACGCTACCAGAATCTTCCTCAGTCTCTGATCTAGTGGCTAACGTGAAACAAAGAATTCAAGATACTCTGAACACCTTAAGACATTTCCGCGCAGAGATCGAGACAAAGGAGAAGAATCTGGAAGCTTCACTACTACAAGTTGACGCCTTAG GGGAGAGGATATTGGGAATCAGCAAAATTCTCAACAGTAATCTGGTTTGA
- the LOC106414909 gene encoding uncharacterized protein LOC106414909, whose protein sequence is MTTIHGSDASIFHSNLLFDLSFVKCFSYCLESSNKNLIWSDEQTRFFLQLRLDESLKGNIRKQMVNEAGRQVIMDMFYEAFGVKIPWRKFGIKYNTCKKQYDSFKKLTRNRTGLGFTSTGSINMSEDWWNERCKEWPGARKFKDKPVANMDLMEKVFGTVYISGGEGWSAQQGEDVLDTKYTDHDDEDDAESRRDVPTQEVVGDESRRGVPTQEIDVASESRNVGPSSSRSKVNKKTSRAVQSGQAVADVIRESVESRDKILSHKNHLIENHPEFSCSHLRAMEALHSLSAVRMWSPLYKASINHFKEDAANRQTFLFYGDDENKVLYLEFATGESRDH, encoded by the exons ATGACAACCATCCATGGATCTGATGCGAGTATATTCCACTCTAATCTTTTATTTGATCTCAGTTTTGTCAAGTGCTTTTCTTATTGTCTTGAATCTTCAAATAAGAATCTTATATGGAGTGACGAGCAAACACGGTTCTTTCTTCAACTAAGACTTGATGAGAGTCTGAAAGGAAACATAAGAAAGCAGATGGTTAATGAGGCTGGGAGACAGGTGATCATGGATATGTTCTATGAGGCATTTGGTGTAAAAATTCCATGGAGAAAATTTGGGATAAAGTACAATACTTGCAAGAAGCAGTACGACTCTTTTAAGAAGTTGACTCGGAACAGAACGGGACTTGGTTTTACTTCAACTGGATCCATCAACATGAGTGAGGACTGGTGGAATGAGCGATGCAAG GAGTGGCCTGGTGCTAGAAAATTTAAAGACAAGCCGGTAGCAAACATGGATTTGATGGAGAAGGTATTTGGGACAGTTTATATTAGTGGAGGTGAAGGTTGGTCTGCTCAGCAAGGTGAAGATGTTTTAGACACAAAGTACACAgatcatgatgatgaagatgatgctgAATCAAGGCGTGATGTCCCTACTCAAGAAGTTGTTGGAGATGAATCAAGGCGTGGTGTCCCTACTCAAGAAATTGATGTCGCATCTGAATCAAGGAATGTTGGCCCCTCTTCTTCTAGGTCAAaggttaataaaaaaacatcaaGGGCTGTACAATCAGGACAAGCTGTGGCTGATGTGATTAGGGAGAGTGTTGAGTCTCGAGACAAGATTCTTTCCCACAAGAATCATCTAATAGAGAATCATCCCGAGTTTAGTTGTAGTCATCTTCGAGCCATGGAGGCTCTTCACTCCTTGTCTGCTGTAAGGATGTGGTCTCCTCTCTACAAAGCTTCAATTAACCACTTCAAAGAAGATGCTGCGAATCGTCAGACTTTCTTGTTTTATGGAGATGATGAGAACAAGGTTCTTTATTTGGAGTTTGCAACTGGTGAAAGCAGAGATCATTGA
- the LOC125580878 gene encoding protein ALP1-like, with the protein MDLILDEEKHMFALLEETYGVAETNTNKQLVRINRGGGWRRVQRFINDSEVQCYEILRMNQATFNSLYKILSEKYQLEETCHVYLEESVAMFLEMAGQDLSVRALAERYQHSSDTVNRKIDEVLSSLLKLAADIVKPERDEFASALDGTHVPVRPPSGNVDPFRGRKGEPTMNVLAICNFSMKFIYAYVGVPGRAHDTKVLTYCAKEEASFPHPPVGKYYLVDSGYPTRTGYLGPHRRARYHLDQFVRGGSPTNSRELFNRKHSGLRSVIERTFGIWKAKWRILDRKHPKYELNKWVKIVTATMALHNFIRDSNHEDCDFAHWERVEEYEHHGDEDDHVAYVPAGDRVMEAIRDSITEEMARERRLPY; encoded by the exons ATGGATTTGATACTAGATGAGGAGAAACACATGTTTGCTCTTTTAGAAGAAACGTATGGAGTGGCAGAAACAAATACTAACAAACAGTTAGTGAGGATAAACCGAGGTGGAGGTTGGCGTCGAGTGCAACGTTTCATTAACGATTCCGAGGTACAGTGCTATGAGATTCTTCGCATGAACCAAGCAACGTTTAATAGCTTATATAAGATACTATCAGAGAAGTATCAGCTAGAAGAGACTTGCCATGTTTACTTAGAGGAGAGTGTAGCAATGTTTTTAGAGATGGCTGGACAAGATTTATCCGTACGGGCTTTAGCTGAGAGATATCAACATTCATCTGACACAGTGAATAGGAAGATAGATGAGGTTTTAAGTTCTTTGTTGAAACTTGCAGCAGACATTGTGAAACCTGAAAGGGATGAGTTTGCAA GTGCTTTAGATGGAACTCATGTGCCGGTTCGTCCTCCTTCTGGGAATGTCGATCCATTCAGAGGTAGAAAAGGAGAACCAACTATGAATGTCTTAGCTATATGTAATTTCAGCATGAAATTCATATATGCTTATGTTGGGGTTCCTGGGAGAGCACATGATACAAAAGTGTTGACATATTGTGCTAAGGAAGAAGCTTCTTTTCCTCATCCTCCAGTTGGAAAGTATTATCTAGTAGACTCTGGATACCCAACTAGAACTGGTTATTTAGGACCTCACCGTAGAGCTAGATATCACCTGGATCAGTTTGTTAGAGGAGGATCACCGACAAACAGCAGAGAGTTATTCAACCGAAAACATTCTGGCTTGCGTTCGGTAATTGAGAGGACATTTGGAATATGGAAGGCTAAGTGGAGGATTCTTGATAGGAAGCACCCTAAGTATGAGCTGAATAAATGGGTGAAGATTGTGACAGCAACAATGGCTCTCCACAATTTTATAAGAGATTCAAACCATGAGGATTGTGATTTTGCACATTGGGAAAGAGTGGAAGAATATGAACATCATGGGGATGAAGATGATCATGTTGCATACGTACCAGCTGGAGATAGAGTCATGGAAGCTATACGAGATTCCATTACTGAAGAGATGGCTAGAGAACGTCGACTTCCATACTAG